One genomic window of bacterium includes the following:
- a CDS encoding PIN domain-containing protein, whose product MILVDTSVWIDHLRAGNRKLRSLLENAEVLAHPFVVGELACGTLRNREEVLTLLQALPEAQAAEHEEVMRVVER is encoded by the coding sequence ATGATCCTCGTCGACACGTCCGTCTGGATCGATCACCTACGCGCGGGAAACCGCAAACTGCGGTCCCTCCTGGAGAACGCGGAGGTGCTGGCCCATCCGTTCGTCGTCGGTGAGTTGGCGTGCGGGACACTGCGCAATCGGGAGGAGGTCCTGACCCTGCTCCAGGCCTTGCCCGAGGCGCAGGCCGCGGAGCACGAGGAAGTGATGCGCGTGGTTGAGCG
- a CDS encoding type II toxin-antitoxin system VapB family antitoxin: MRTTLNIEPSLIRRAARLTGVSKKTALVRMGLEALIARESARRLARLGGTEPGLRTVRRRRPGRVA, from the coding sequence ATGCGGACTACCTTGAACATAGAGCCATCCCTCATCCGCCGGGCGGCCCGGTTGACCGGGGTCTCAAAGAAAACGGCGCTCGTACGCATGGGCCTAGAGGCATTGATCGCCCGGGAGAGTGCACGGCGGCTGGCAAGGCTTGGGGGGACTGAGCCGGGCTTGAGGACGGTCCGGCGGCGTCGGCCAGGCCGCGTAGCATGA